A region from the Mustela erminea isolate mMusErm1 chromosome 10, mMusErm1.Pri, whole genome shotgun sequence genome encodes:
- the LOC116600552 gene encoding ferritin light chain, translating to MSSQIRQNYSTEVEAAVNRLVNMHLRASYTYLSLGFYFDRDDVALEGVGHFFRELAEEKREGAERLLKMQNQRGGRALFQDVQKPSQDEWGKTLDAMEAALVLEKSLNQALLDLHALGSARTDPHLCDFLENHFLDEEVKLIKKMGDHLTNLRRLAGPQAGLGEYLFERLTLKHD from the coding sequence ATGAGCTCCCAGATTCGTCAGAATTATTCCACCGAGGTGGAGGCCGCCGTCAACCGTCTGGTCAACATGCATCTGCGGGCCTCCTACACCTACCTCTCTCTGGGCTTCTATTTCGACCGTGACGACGTGGCTCTGGAAGGTGTGGGGCACTTCTTCCGCGAGTTGGCTGAGGAGAAGCGCGAGGGTGCCGAGCGTCTCTTGAAGATGCAAAACCAGCGCGGCGGCCGCGCCCTGTTCCAGGACGTCCAGAAGCCGTCCCAAGATGAGTGGGGGAAAACCCTGGACGCCATGGAAGCTGCCCTGGTTCTGGAGAAGAGCCTGAACCAGGCTCTTCTGGATCTGCACGCCCTGGGTTCTGCCCGCACAGACCCCCATCTCTGTGACTTCCTGGAGAACCACTTCCTGGATGAGGAGGTGAAGCTCATCAAGAAGATGGGCGACCACCTGACGAACCTCCGCAGGCTGGCCggcccccaggctgggctgggcgaGTATCTCTTCGAGAGGCTCACCCTCAAGCACGACTAG